From the Burkholderia ubonensis genome, one window contains:
- the flgF gene encoding flagellar basal-body rod protein FlgF, producing the protein MDRLIYTAMTGASQALDQQAIVANNLANASTTGFRAQLATFRAVPMNFGDGSTIDPTTTRTYVLSSTPGSDFAPGPISRTGNPLDVAVQGAGWLSVQLADGSEAYTRDGNLHVNQDGQLVNASNLPVVGNGGPISVPPNAEVTIGKDGTVSALMPGDPPTAVAMIDRMKLVNPDPATITRGNDGLFRTTDGNPADADPNVVVVPNSLEGSNVNPVNAMVAMIDNARAFQLQSKMIQTADQNEQSANQLLNFS; encoded by the coding sequence ATGGACCGACTGATATACACGGCGATGACGGGCGCGTCGCAGGCGCTCGACCAGCAGGCGATCGTCGCGAACAATCTGGCGAACGCGTCGACGACCGGCTTTCGCGCGCAGCTCGCGACCTTTCGTGCGGTGCCGATGAATTTCGGCGACGGCAGCACCATCGACCCGACGACGACGCGCACCTACGTGCTGTCGTCGACGCCCGGCTCGGACTTCGCGCCGGGGCCGATCTCGCGCACCGGCAATCCGCTCGACGTCGCGGTGCAGGGCGCCGGCTGGCTGTCCGTGCAGCTGGCCGACGGCAGCGAGGCGTACACGCGCGACGGCAACCTGCACGTCAACCAGGACGGTCAGCTCGTCAACGCGAGCAACCTGCCGGTGGTCGGCAACGGCGGCCCGATCTCGGTGCCGCCGAATGCCGAGGTGACGATCGGCAAGGACGGCACGGTGTCCGCGCTGATGCCGGGCGACCCGCCGACCGCGGTCGCGATGATCGACCGGATGAAGCTCGTCAATCCCGATCCGGCGACGATCACGCGCGGCAACGACGGCCTGTTCCGCACCACCGACGGCAACCCGGCGGACGCCGACCCGAACGTCGTCGTCGTGCCGAATTCGCTCGAAGGCAGCAACGTCAACCCGGTGAACGCGATGGTCGCGATGATCGACAACGCGCGTGCGTTCCAGCTGCAGTCGAAGATGATCCAGACCGCCGACCAGAACGAGCAGTCGGCGAACCAGCTGCTCAATTTCAGCTGA
- the flgH gene encoding flagellar basal body L-ring protein FlgH, whose translation MKQVRHFPFATARAACVLAAAALAGCAQIPREPIIQQPMSAQPPIPPSMQAPGSIYNPGYAGRPLFEDQRPRNVGDILTIVIAENINATKSSGANTNRAGNTNFDVPTAGFLGGLFAKANLSAAGGNKFTATGGASAANTFNGTITVTVTNVLPNGNLIVSGEKQMLINQGNEFVRFSGVVNPNTISGANSVFSTQVADAKIEYSAKGYINEAETMGWLQRFFLNISPW comes from the coding sequence ATGAAGCAGGTTCGTCACTTCCCGTTCGCCACCGCCCGCGCCGCCTGCGTGCTCGCGGCGGCGGCGCTCGCGGGCTGCGCGCAGATTCCCCGCGAGCCGATCATCCAGCAGCCGATGTCGGCGCAGCCGCCGATTCCGCCGTCGATGCAGGCGCCCGGCTCGATCTACAACCCGGGCTATGCGGGCCGGCCGCTGTTCGAGGATCAGCGCCCGCGCAACGTCGGCGACATCCTGACGATCGTGATCGCCGAGAACATCAACGCGACGAAGTCGTCCGGCGCGAACACCAACCGCGCGGGCAACACCAACTTCGACGTGCCGACCGCCGGCTTCCTCGGCGGGCTGTTCGCCAAGGCGAACCTGTCGGCGGCGGGCGGCAACAAGTTCACCGCGACCGGCGGCGCGAGCGCGGCGAACACGTTCAACGGCACGATCACGGTGACCGTGACCAACGTGCTGCCGAACGGCAACCTGATCGTCAGCGGCGAGAAGCAGATGCTGATCAACCAGGGCAACGAGTTCGTGCGCTTCTCGGGCGTCGTGAACCCGAACACGATCTCCGGCGCGAACTCGGTCTTCTCGACGCAGGTCGCCGACGCGAAGATCGAATACTCGGCGAAGGGCTACATCAACGAAGCCGAGACGATGGGCTGGCTGCAGCGCTTCTTCCTCAACATTTCGCCGTGGTGA
- a CDS encoding flagellar hook assembly protein FlgD gives MTSSNTTIGGNGTSTSTLPTDTMNTNKVSTTGTLSTTSASDLQSTFLKLLVTQLKNQDPTSPVDSSQMTSQLAQINTVSGIAQLNSSLTSLSTQLTAGQQTQAAMLIGTNVLAPGNGVAVKGGAASPFGVQLSNDVSNLTITVKNDAGVVVNSINAGRQSAGTVPFNWKPTDAAGNTLPDGKYTVTAQYVGSDGKTYTATSLTAAQVQSVIKQADGTAGLVLSNGTTVGLTQVASIFPNASSSTGGTTTN, from the coding sequence ATGACATCCTCCAACACGACGATCGGCGGCAACGGCACGAGCACGTCGACGCTGCCGACCGACACGATGAACACGAACAAGGTGTCGACCACCGGCACCTTGTCGACCACGTCGGCGAGCGACCTGCAGTCGACGTTCCTGAAGCTGCTCGTCACGCAGTTGAAGAACCAGGACCCGACCAGCCCGGTCGACAGCTCGCAGATGACCTCGCAGCTCGCGCAGATCAACACGGTGAGCGGCATCGCGCAGCTCAACTCGTCGCTGACGTCGCTGTCGACGCAGCTCACGGCCGGCCAGCAGACCCAGGCCGCGATGCTGATCGGCACCAATGTGCTCGCGCCGGGCAACGGCGTCGCGGTGAAGGGCGGCGCGGCGTCGCCGTTCGGCGTGCAGCTGTCGAACGACGTGTCGAACCTGACCATCACGGTGAAGAACGACGCGGGCGTCGTCGTCAACTCGATCAACGCGGGCAGGCAGTCGGCCGGCACCGTGCCGTTCAACTGGAAGCCGACCGACGCGGCGGGCAACACGCTGCCGGACGGCAAGTACACGGTCACCGCGCAGTACGTCGGCAGCGACGGCAAGACGTATACGGCGACCTCGCTGACGGCCGCGCAGGTCCAGAGCGTGATCAAGCAGGCGGACGGCACGGCGGGGCTCGTGCTGTCGAACGGCACGACGGTGGGGCTCACCCAGGTCGCGTCGATTTTCCCGAACGCGTCGTCGTCGACCGGCGGCACCACCACCAACTGA
- a CDS encoding flagella synthesis protein FlgN → MRDELLATVNDEHATVEAFASLLAYEEKALTTPEPLEALPDIIEKKTVLIDRLAQLERTRDTQLSALGFPVGKKGMDQAAERDARLSGSWQLLQQAADRARRANANNGMLIRIRMDYNERALAVLRDAPARVGFYGPDGRVSALVR, encoded by the coding sequence ATGAGAGACGAGCTGCTGGCCACGGTCAACGACGAACACGCGACGGTCGAAGCGTTCGCGTCGCTGCTCGCCTATGAGGAAAAGGCGCTGACGACGCCCGAGCCGCTCGAGGCGCTGCCCGACATCATCGAGAAGAAAACCGTGCTGATCGACCGGCTCGCACAGCTCGAGCGCACCCGCGACACGCAGCTGTCCGCACTCGGCTTTCCCGTCGGCAAGAAAGGGATGGACCAGGCCGCCGAGCGCGACGCGCGCCTGTCCGGCAGCTGGCAATTGCTGCAGCAGGCCGCCGATCGCGCGCGCCGCGCGAACGCGAACAACGGCATGCTGATCCGCATCCGGATGGACTACAACGAACGCGCGCTCGCGGTGCTGCGCGACGCGCCCGCGCGGGTCGGCTTCTACGGCCCCGACGGCCGCGTGTCGGCGCTGGTGCGCTGA
- the flgB gene encoding flagellar basal body rod protein FlgB, translated as MLDRLDAEFAFGRQALDVRAYRQELLSSNIANADTPGYQARDVDFSSTLARSLKQVNGGVAPSNAAQLPLAQPAGVTSGMTMASTAPGHMAGNAKLIPTGGPADDYGRPQYRQPTQPALDGNTVELDVERVQFANNALHYESGMTVMTQQIKAMIAAITSNS; from the coding sequence ATGCTGGACAGACTCGATGCCGAATTCGCATTCGGCCGCCAGGCGCTCGACGTGCGCGCCTATCGGCAGGAACTGCTGTCGTCGAACATCGCGAACGCGGACACGCCGGGCTACCAGGCGCGCGACGTCGATTTCTCGTCGACGCTCGCCCGCTCGCTGAAACAGGTGAACGGCGGCGTCGCGCCGAGCAACGCCGCGCAGCTGCCGCTCGCGCAGCCGGCCGGCGTGACGAGCGGGATGACGATGGCGTCGACGGCGCCCGGCCACATGGCCGGCAACGCGAAGCTGATCCCGACCGGCGGGCCGGCCGACGACTACGGCCGCCCGCAATACCGCCAGCCGACGCAGCCGGCGCTCGACGGCAACACGGTCGAGCTCGACGTCGAGCGCGTGCAGTTCGCGAACAACGCGCTGCACTACGAAAGCGGGATGACCGTGATGACCCAGCAGATCAAGGCGATGATCGCCGCGATCACGTCGAACTCGTGA
- the flgA gene encoding flagellar basal body P-ring formation chaperone FlgA, whose product MTGSALRNDGARGKRVRRAFALAAALWLAAPGAHADDGMIVIPGRGESAETALAHASAAGVAGVGQPGRGGAGGAGVATVAGSGGAAPVGNAGAGMVGAGTVAPAAQPAGTMVVVDVPAPAAVPSAAPRAAYADARANSVSSAYAAHAATAATASSYAAPRYAAPRAADPGAVATVVAGAPEPASNAPRPAFAARAAAVRTAYAAPAPQPAAAAQPATPPGQQDPDTIRRTALAFLQQQIAGLPGKPAASVAPSFPRGLAACTTLEPFLPTGARLWGRTTVGVRCAGERPWTVYLQAKVTVQATYYTAARQIAPGEVLTAADLVARDGDLTLLPLAVITDPAQAVGSTALARVAAGLPLRQDMLKSAASVSAGQTVRVVAAGPGFTISAEGSALANAAPGQSVRVRMAAGQIVTAIVKDAGTVEIPL is encoded by the coding sequence ATGACCGGCAGCGCACTTCGCAACGACGGCGCACGCGGCAAGCGCGTGCGGCGTGCGTTCGCGCTCGCCGCGGCGTTGTGGCTCGCGGCGCCGGGCGCGCACGCGGACGACGGGATGATCGTGATCCCCGGCCGCGGCGAGTCGGCCGAGACCGCGCTCGCCCATGCGAGCGCGGCGGGCGTGGCGGGTGTGGGACAACCGGGCCGCGGCGGCGCAGGCGGCGCAGGCGTTGCGACGGTCGCGGGCAGCGGCGGCGCGGCGCCGGTCGGGAATGCCGGTGCCGGCATGGTCGGCGCGGGCACGGTTGCACCTGCCGCGCAGCCGGCCGGCACGATGGTCGTGGTCGACGTCCCGGCGCCGGCTGCGGTGCCGAGCGCCGCCCCGCGCGCCGCCTACGCGGACGCGCGCGCCAATTCCGTCAGCAGCGCCTATGCCGCGCACGCCGCTACTGCCGCTACCGCCTCCAGTTACGCCGCTCCCCGCTACGCGGCACCGCGCGCTGCCGATCCGGGCGCCGTCGCGACCGTCGTCGCCGGCGCGCCCGAACCGGCGTCGAACGCGCCGCGGCCGGCCTTCGCCGCGCGCGCGGCCGCCGTGCGCACCGCGTACGCCGCGCCCGCGCCCCAGCCGGCCGCCGCGGCGCAGCCTGCGACCCCGCCCGGCCAGCAGGACCCCGACACGATCCGGCGCACGGCGCTCGCCTTCCTCCAGCAGCAGATCGCCGGCCTGCCCGGCAAGCCGGCGGCGAGCGTCGCGCCCTCCTTTCCGCGCGGGCTCGCCGCGTGCACGACGCTCGAGCCGTTCCTGCCGACCGGCGCGCGCCTGTGGGGCCGCACGACGGTCGGCGTGCGCTGCGCGGGCGAGCGGCCGTGGACCGTCTACCTGCAGGCGAAGGTCACCGTGCAGGCCACCTATTACACGGCCGCGCGGCAGATCGCGCCGGGCGAGGTGCTCACCGCGGCCGACCTCGTCGCGCGCGACGGCGACCTGACCCTGCTGCCGCTCGCGGTCATCACCGATCCGGCGCAGGCGGTCGGCTCGACCGCGCTCGCGCGCGTCGCCGCGGGGCTGCCGTTGCGGCAGGACATGCTGAAGAGCGCGGCGTCAGTGTCGGCCGGCCAGACCGTGCGGGTCGTCGCGGCCGGGCCGGGTTTCACGATTTCCGCCGAAGGCAGCGCGCTCGCCAACGCGGCGCCCGGCCAGTCGGTACGGGTGCGGATGGCGGCCGGGCAGATCGTCACGGCGATCGTCAAGGACGCCGGCACGGTGGAGATTCCGCTATAG
- the flgE gene encoding flagellar hook protein FlgE produces the protein MGYQQGLSGLSGASNALDVIGNNIANANTVGFKSSTAQFADMYANSVATSVNTQIGIGTRISSVQQSFGQGTINTTNNALDVAINGNGFFQMSNNGVVTYSRDGTFQRDKNGFIVDSQGRNLMGYNATAGGVINTAATVPLQAPTANLAPTATTRITGQFNLNSQDAVPATTPFSATDNTSYNYSTSIQVYDTLGGAQQVDMYFVKSATAGQWEVYSGVKGQTPTDLGSVKFNTSGQIASTTPLAPVTGSTGKFQFTIPATGGSFTPQPLTLDLTGTTQYGGKDGVNNLAQDGYASGTLTTFSIGADGKLTGNYSNGQTAVLGQIALANFNNPNGLMNLGGNQYAETSASGVPQISAPGSTNHGVLQGSALENSNVDLTAQLVNLITAQRNYQANAQTIKTQQAVDQAVINL, from the coding sequence ATGGGTTATCAACAGGGTCTGAGCGGCCTCTCGGGTGCGTCGAACGCGCTCGACGTGATCGGCAACAACATCGCGAACGCGAACACGGTCGGCTTCAAGTCGAGCACCGCGCAGTTCGCGGACATGTACGCGAACTCGGTCGCGACGTCGGTCAACACCCAGATCGGCATCGGCACGCGGATCTCGTCGGTGCAGCAGAGCTTCGGCCAGGGCACGATCAACACGACGAACAACGCGCTCGACGTCGCGATCAACGGCAACGGCTTCTTCCAGATGTCGAACAACGGCGTGGTCACGTATTCGCGCGACGGCACGTTCCAGCGTGACAAGAACGGCTTCATCGTCGATTCGCAGGGCCGCAACCTGATGGGCTACAACGCGACCGCGGGCGGCGTGATCAACACCGCGGCGACCGTGCCGCTGCAGGCGCCGACCGCCAACCTCGCGCCGACCGCGACGACCAGGATCACCGGCCAGTTCAACCTGAACTCGCAGGACGCGGTGCCGGCCACGACGCCGTTCTCCGCGACCGACAACACGTCGTACAACTACTCGACGTCGATCCAGGTGTACGACACGCTCGGCGGCGCGCAGCAGGTCGACATGTATTTCGTGAAGAGCGCGACGGCCGGCCAGTGGGAAGTCTACTCGGGCGTCAAGGGACAGACGCCGACCGACCTCGGCTCGGTGAAGTTCAACACGTCGGGCCAGATCGCGAGCACGACGCCCCTGGCGCCCGTCACCGGCTCGACCGGCAAGTTCCAGTTCACGATCCCGGCCACCGGCGGCTCCTTCACGCCGCAGCCGCTGACGCTCGACCTGACCGGCACGACCCAGTACGGCGGCAAGGACGGCGTGAACAACCTCGCGCAGGACGGCTACGCGAGCGGCACGCTGACGACCTTCTCGATCGGCGCGGACGGCAAGCTGACCGGCAACTACTCGAACGGCCAGACGGCGGTGCTCGGCCAGATCGCGCTCGCGAACTTCAACAACCCGAACGGCCTCATGAACCTCGGCGGCAACCAGTACGCCGAGACCTCCGCGTCGGGCGTGCCGCAGATCTCCGCGCCGGGCAGCACGAACCACGGCGTGCTGCAGGGCAGCGCGCTGGAAAACTCGAACGTCGACCTGACGGCCCAGCTCGTCAACCTGATCACCGCGCAGCGCAACTACCAGGCGAACGCGCAGACGATCAAGACGCAGCAGGCCGTCGACCAGGCGGTCATCAACCTCTGA
- the flgM gene encoding flagellar biosynthesis anti-sigma factor FlgM — MKIDSTPNPSPLAPTGNGATRAQSGAASSSSAQAGDAGSTGGDTSVNLSGLSGQLRTLSASGNADIDTGLVQSIKDALSNGTLTIDASKIADGVLNTARELLQRQRSQSN; from the coding sequence GTGAAAATCGATTCCACTCCGAACCCGAGCCCACTCGCGCCCACCGGCAACGGCGCGACCCGCGCGCAATCCGGCGCGGCTTCGTCGTCGTCCGCGCAGGCCGGCGACGCTGGATCGACCGGCGGCGACACGAGCGTGAACCTGTCGGGCCTGTCCGGTCAGCTGCGCACGCTGTCGGCGTCCGGCAACGCGGACATCGACACGGGCCTCGTCCAGTCGATCAAGGACGCGCTGAGCAACGGCACGCTGACGATCGACGCGAGCAAGATTGCCGACGGCGTACTGAATACCGCCCGCGAACTGCTGCAACGGCAGCGCTCGCAGAGCAACTGA
- a CDS encoding multifunctional CCA addition/repair protein, translating to MRVYAVGGAIRDELLGVPVQDRDYVVVGATPEQMVAQGFKPVGKDFPVFLHPQTHEEYALARTERKTAAGYHGFQFYYAPDVTLDEDLARRDLTINAMAREVSPDGSLAGPVIDPFDGQADLRARVFRHVSDAFVEDPVRILRIARFAARFTGFAVADDTLALMRRMVDAGEVDALVAERVWQELARGLMEARPSRMFDALRECGALARILPEVDALWGVPQRADYHPEVDTGVHVMMAVDHAAKQGYSLAVRFAALTHDLGKATTPEDVLPRHIGHEGRSVDLLKPLCDRLRVPNECRDLALVVAREHGNLHRVMEMGAAALVRLFERTDALRKPARFAEMVQACEADARGRLGLQTQPYPQAERLRVALVAARGVDAGAIARGIGNDAMQIKDAVHRARIDAVKQALAIAE from the coding sequence ATGAGGGTCTACGCAGTAGGCGGCGCGATCCGCGACGAGCTGCTCGGCGTGCCGGTGCAGGACCGCGACTACGTGGTGGTCGGCGCGACGCCGGAGCAGATGGTCGCGCAGGGCTTCAAGCCGGTCGGCAAGGATTTTCCGGTGTTCCTGCATCCGCAGACGCACGAGGAGTACGCGCTCGCGCGCACCGAGCGCAAGACGGCGGCCGGCTACCACGGCTTCCAGTTCTACTACGCGCCGGACGTGACGCTCGACGAGGATCTCGCGCGGCGCGACCTGACGATCAACGCGATGGCGCGCGAGGTGAGCCCGGACGGCTCGCTGGCCGGGCCCGTGATCGATCCGTTCGACGGGCAGGCGGACCTGCGCGCGCGCGTGTTCCGGCACGTGAGCGACGCGTTCGTCGAGGACCCGGTGCGGATCCTGCGCATCGCGCGCTTCGCCGCGCGCTTCACCGGCTTCGCCGTCGCCGACGACACGCTCGCGCTGATGCGGCGGATGGTCGACGCGGGCGAAGTCGACGCGCTCGTCGCGGAGCGCGTGTGGCAGGAGCTCGCGCGCGGGCTGATGGAGGCGCGGCCGTCGCGGATGTTCGACGCGCTGCGCGAGTGCGGCGCGCTCGCGCGCATCCTGCCCGAGGTCGATGCGCTGTGGGGCGTGCCGCAGCGCGCCGACTATCACCCGGAAGTCGATACGGGCGTGCACGTGATGATGGCGGTCGACCACGCGGCGAAGCAGGGCTATTCGCTCGCGGTGCGCTTCGCGGCGCTGACCCACGATCTCGGCAAGGCGACGACGCCCGAGGACGTGCTGCCGCGCCACATCGGCCACGAAGGCCGCAGCGTCGACCTGCTGAAGCCGCTGTGCGACCGGCTGCGGGTGCCGAACGAGTGCCGCGACCTCGCGCTCGTCGTCGCGCGCGAGCACGGCAACCTGCATCGCGTGATGGAGATGGGCGCGGCGGCGCTGGTGCGGCTGTTCGAGCGCACCGACGCGCTGCGCAAGCCGGCGCGCTTCGCCGAAATGGTGCAGGCGTGCGAAGCCGATGCGCGCGGCCGGCTCGGGCTTCAGACGCAGCCGTATCCGCAGGCCGAGCGGCTGCGCGTGGCGCTGGTGGCGGCGCGCGGCGTCGATGCGGGCGCGATCGCGCGCGGTATCGGCAACGATGCGATGCAGATCAAGGACGCGGTGCATCGCGCGCGGATCGACGCGGTCAAGCAGGCGCTGGCGATCGCGGAATAG
- a CDS encoding flagellar basal body P-ring protein FlgI — protein MVMTMRTMLVRVMRHLARSNRSAAVRCALAACCVLALVPAAARAERLKDLAQIQGVRDNPLIGYGLVVGLDGTGDQTMQTPFTTQTLANMLANLGISINNGSANGGGSSLSNMQLKNVAAVMVTATLPPFARPGEAVDVTVSSLGNAKSLRGGTLLLTPLKGADGQVYALAQGNMAVGGAGASANGSRVQVNQLASGRIAGGAIVERSVPNAVAQMNGMLQLQLNDMDYGTAQRIVSAINGSFGPNTATALDGRTIQLAAPADSAQQVAFMARLQNLDVSPDKAAAKVILNARTGSIVMNQMVTLQSCAVAHGNLSVVVNTQPVVSQPGPFSNGQTVAAQQSQIQLKQDNGALKMVTAGANLADVVKALNSLGATPADLMSILQAMKAAGALRADLEII, from the coding sequence GTGGTGATGACGATGCGTACCATGCTCGTGCGCGTGATGCGCCACCTCGCCCGATCGAACCGATCGGCCGCCGTGCGCTGCGCGCTCGCCGCCTGCTGCGTGCTGGCGCTCGTGCCGGCGGCCGCGCGCGCCGAGCGCCTGAAGGACCTCGCGCAGATCCAGGGCGTGCGCGACAACCCGCTGATCGGCTACGGCCTCGTCGTCGGTCTCGACGGCACCGGCGACCAGACGATGCAGACGCCGTTCACGACGCAGACGCTCGCGAACATGCTCGCGAACCTCGGCATCTCGATCAACAACGGCTCGGCCAACGGCGGCGGCTCGTCGCTGTCGAACATGCAGCTGAAGAACGTCGCGGCGGTGATGGTCACCGCGACGCTGCCGCCGTTCGCGCGGCCGGGCGAGGCGGTCGACGTCACCGTGTCGTCGCTCGGCAACGCGAAGAGCCTGCGCGGCGGCACGCTGCTGCTCACGCCGCTCAAGGGCGCGGACGGGCAGGTGTACGCGCTCGCGCAGGGCAACATGGCGGTCGGCGGCGCGGGCGCGAGCGCGAACGGCAGCCGCGTGCAGGTGAACCAGCTCGCGTCGGGCCGCATCGCCGGCGGCGCGATCGTCGAGCGCTCGGTGCCGAACGCGGTCGCGCAGATGAACGGGATGCTGCAGCTGCAGCTCAACGACATGGATTACGGCACCGCGCAGCGCATCGTGTCGGCGATCAACGGCAGCTTCGGGCCGAACACCGCGACCGCGCTCGACGGCCGCACGATCCAGCTCGCGGCGCCGGCCGATTCGGCGCAGCAGGTCGCGTTCATGGCGCGCCTGCAGAACCTCGACGTGAGCCCGGACAAGGCCGCCGCGAAGGTGATCCTCAACGCGCGCACGGGCTCGATCGTGATGAACCAGATGGTCACGCTGCAAAGCTGCGCGGTCGCGCACGGCAACCTGTCGGTGGTCGTCAACACGCAGCCGGTCGTGTCGCAGCCGGGGCCGTTCTCGAACGGGCAGACGGTCGCCGCGCAGCAGTCGCAGATCCAGCTGAAGCAGGACAACGGCGCGCTGAAGATGGTGACGGCGGGCGCGAACCTCGCCGACGTCGTGAAGGCGCTCAACTCGCTAGGCGCTACGCCCGCGGACCTGATGTCGATCCTGCAGGCGATGAAGGCGGCCGGCGCATTGCGCGCGGACCTGGAGATCATCTAA
- the flgC gene encoding flagellar basal body rod protein FlgC — MPSLMNIFGVAGSALSAQSQRLNVTASNIANADSATGPDGKPYKAKQVVFAADPQGRARTASGQGVGGVRVAKVIDDPSPMKSTYDPANPAADANGYVQMPNVDPVQEMVNMISASRSYQANVETLNTAKQLMLKTLTIGT; from the coding sequence ATGCCCTCGTTGATGAACATCTTCGGCGTTGCCGGCTCGGCGCTGTCCGCGCAGTCGCAGCGCCTGAACGTCACCGCGTCGAACATCGCGAACGCCGACAGCGCGACCGGCCCCGACGGCAAGCCGTACAAGGCGAAGCAGGTCGTGTTCGCGGCCGATCCGCAGGGCCGCGCGCGCACCGCGTCCGGCCAGGGCGTCGGCGGCGTGCGCGTGGCGAAGGTGATCGACGATCCGTCGCCGATGAAGTCGACCTACGACCCGGCGAACCCGGCCGCCGACGCGAACGGCTACGTTCAGATGCCGAACGTCGATCCGGTGCAGGAAATGGTGAACATGATCTCGGCGTCGCGCTCGTACCAGGCCAACGTCGAGACGCTGAACACCGCGAAGCAACTGATGCTGAAGACGCTGACGATCGGCACGTAA
- the flgG gene encoding flagellar basal-body rod protein FlgG yields the protein MNRSLYIAATGMNAQQAQMDVISNNLANVSTNGYKGSRAVFEDLLYQTIRQPGANSTQQTELPSGLQLGTGVQQVATERLYTQGSLQQTGNSKDLAIDGAGFFQVLMPDGTNAYTRDGSFQTNAQGQLVTSSGYQVLPAITVPQNATALTIGKDGVVSVKQAGSNNAVQIGSIQIATFINPAGLEAKGENLFAETTSSGAPNVSQPGLNGAGSLNQGYVEASNVNVVQELVNMIQTQRAYEINSKAVTTSDQMLQNVTQMKS from the coding sequence GTGAACCGTTCGCTCTACATCGCCGCTACCGGCATGAACGCGCAGCAAGCGCAGATGGACGTGATCTCGAACAACCTCGCGAACGTCAGCACCAACGGCTACAAGGGCTCGCGCGCGGTGTTCGAGGACCTGCTGTACCAGACGATCCGCCAGCCCGGCGCGAACTCGACGCAGCAGACCGAGCTGCCGTCGGGCCTGCAGCTCGGCACCGGCGTGCAGCAGGTCGCGACCGAGCGCCTGTACACGCAGGGCAGCCTGCAGCAGACCGGCAACTCGAAGGACCTCGCGATCGATGGCGCGGGCTTCTTCCAGGTGCTGATGCCGGACGGCACGAACGCGTACACGCGCGACGGCTCGTTCCAGACCAACGCGCAGGGCCAGCTCGTCACGTCGAGCGGCTACCAGGTCCTGCCGGCGATCACCGTGCCGCAGAACGCGACGGCGCTGACGATCGGCAAGGACGGCGTGGTGTCGGTCAAGCAGGCGGGCTCGAACAACGCGGTGCAGATCGGCTCGATCCAGATCGCGACCTTCATCAACCCGGCCGGCCTCGAGGCGAAGGGCGAGAACCTGTTCGCCGAGACCACGTCGTCGGGCGCGCCGAACGTGTCGCAGCCGGGCCTGAACGGCGCGGGCTCGCTCAACCAGGGCTATGTCGAAGCGTCGAACGTGAACGTCGTGCAGGAGCTCGTCAACATGATCCAGACGCAGCGCGCGTACGAGATCAACAGCAAGGCCGTGACGACCTCCGACCAGATGCTGCAGAACGTCACGCAGATGAAGAGCTAA
- a CDS encoding helix-turn-helix domain-containing protein — translation MDSDIMRIGQRIRRLRRESKKTLLEIATEAKLSVGFLSQVERNLTGISISSLVNVAKALNVPLGALIDQPRQPQPDSHQGNRESYAVDRASQRYERLSTTFDGSLINAVKVQMMEGYCSEWVAHGGDEFVYVLAGRVCYTIGKRDYPLSAGDSLHFDARKRHRVANVGAGPAELIVVGTLPLFDDGAELGSAAMKIRLLAREAGATPGEPRVSRRESVSNGVRAEDEPAASAAGTPARGTTQPAGGKPRAAAGKGRVAAARARTKQ, via the coding sequence ATGGATTCAGACATCATGCGTATCGGCCAGCGCATCCGGCGCCTGCGCCGGGAATCGAAGAAAACGCTGCTGGAAATCGCGACCGAGGCAAAACTGTCGGTCGGGTTCCTGTCCCAGGTCGAACGCAATCTCACCGGCATTTCCATTTCGTCACTCGTCAACGTCGCCAAGGCGCTGAACGTGCCGCTCGGCGCGCTGATCGACCAGCCCCGCCAGCCGCAGCCCGATTCGCATCAGGGCAACCGGGAGTCGTATGCGGTCGACAGGGCGTCGCAGCGCTACGAGCGGCTCTCCACGACCTTCGACGGCAGCCTCATCAACGCCGTCAAGGTTCAGATGATGGAAGGCTACTGCTCGGAATGGGTCGCGCACGGCGGCGACGAATTCGTCTACGTGCTCGCCGGCCGCGTGTGCTACACGATCGGCAAGCGCGATTACCCGCTGTCGGCCGGCGATTCGCTGCATTTCGATGCGAGGAAGCGCCATCGCGTCGCCAACGTGGGCGCCGGGCCTGCGGAGCTGATCGTGGTCGGCACGCTGCCGCTGTTCGACGACGGTGCGGAATTGGGCTCGGCGGCCATGAAGATCAGGCTGCTCGCGCGCGAGGCCGGCGCGACGCCCGGCGAGCCGCGCGTGAGCCGGCGCGAATCGGTGTCGAATGGCGTGCGGGCCGAGGACGAGCCGGCCGCCTCAGCCGCTGGCACACCGGCGCGTGGCACGACACAGCCGGCCGGCGGGAAACCACGCGCGGCCGCGGGCAAGGGCCGGGTTGCCGCGGCACGCGCGCGGACGAAGCAGTGA